One genomic window of Tribolium castaneum strain GA2 chromosome 10, icTriCast1.1, whole genome shotgun sequence includes the following:
- the LOC655552 gene encoding replication termination factor 2: protein MGCDGGTIPRRDELVRVKKKPEAKDKDSELVFQWRYCAVTQQVLQPPIVMCGLGKLYNKVSLIELLLNRETMPQSALHIKGLKDIKDLNLTPNPAHENVDKNHGESDKTAPYICPVIGLEMSGKFRFVALWSCGCVFSERALKEIDTKNCHKCQKPFTDDDVVVLNGNDDDLVVMKQRMEIRQQKFKKNREKNKKVVKVEEVTTLAESVDTTKPSTSATSKKVESDSKKIKKYIPPLNGAKRPGSIKENTHDVKKIKPSYSVAKDPKVSDVYKSIFTSHESEKQQNRAHWVTYNPFYN from the exons ATGGGTTGTGATGGGGGTACAATTCCTCGTCGAGACGAATTAGTTCGAGTGAAAAAGAAGCCTGAAGCG AAAGACAAAGATTCCGAGTTAGTTTTCCAGTGGAGATACTGTGCAGTTACACAGCAGGTGCTTCAACCCCCGATTGTTATGTGCGGTTTGGGCAAACTGTACAACAAAGTGTCCCTAATTGAATTACTCCTTAACCGCGAAACAATGCCACAAAGTGCACTGCATATCAAGGGTCTTAAA GATATCAAAGATTTGAATTTGACTCCAAATCCAGCTCATGAAAATGTGGACAAAAATCATGGTGAAAGTGACAAAACAGCTCCTTACATTTGTCCAGTAATTGGGCTTGAAATGTCTGGCAAATTCCGATTTGTGGCTTTGTGGTCGTGTGGTTGTGTGTTCTCAGAGCGAGCGCTGAAAGAAATTGATACGAAAAATTGCCATAAA tgcCAAAAACCGTTCACAGATGACGATGTTGTTGTTTTAAACGGAAATGACGACGATCTTGTTGTTATGAAGCAAAGAATGGAAATACgccaacaaaaatttaagaaaaataggGAGAAAAATAAGAAGGTGGTCAAGGTGGAAGAGGTTACAACACTAGCAGaa AGTGTTGATACAACAAAGCCATCAACAAGTGCAACTTCTAAAAAG GTTGAGTCGGATtcgaagaaaataaaaaaatatatacctCCACTTAACGGCGCCAAACGTCCTGGTTCGATTAAAGAAAATACCCAtgatgtcaaaaaaattaaaccatcCTACAGTGTTGCAAAGGATCCTAAGGTGTCAGATGTGTACAAGTCTATATTTACCTCACATGAAtcagaaaaacaacaaaatagggCTCACTGGGTCACGTATAATCCATTTTACAATTAA